A single region of the Azospirillum brasilense genome encodes:
- a CDS encoding LysR substrate-binding domain-containing protein → MLNPRQIEAFRAVMLTGGITAAAELLNISQPAVSRLIADLQYALKLTLFERRGSRIAPTSEAMSLYQEVERSFVGLERIEQAARDLQERRAGTLRVAAMPAMAIGFLPRFVARFLEERPRVDVSLWGSSSPQVLDWVAAGQCELGFGQSAVEHATVLCERMPRVRAVAVVPSNHPLAARKRLIPEDFAGEAFIALGAATLMRYSVDAMFAEHGVARTMRVETQLTMIACAMVAAGAGISIVDPFTAQEYAGRGVAIRPFEPAITFEMVVLHSAQRSLSTLAQDFLGGFRDAVATFRLPEQE, encoded by the coding sequence ATGCTCAATCCCCGCCAGATCGAGGCGTTCCGCGCCGTCATGCTGACCGGCGGAATCACCGCGGCGGCGGAGCTTCTGAACATCTCCCAGCCGGCGGTCAGCCGCCTGATCGCCGACCTGCAATACGCGCTGAAGCTGACGCTGTTCGAGCGGCGCGGCTCGCGCATCGCGCCGACCAGCGAGGCGATGTCGCTGTACCAGGAGGTGGAGCGGTCCTTCGTCGGGCTGGAGCGGATCGAGCAGGCGGCGCGCGACCTCCAGGAGCGGCGGGCGGGCACGCTGCGGGTGGCCGCCATGCCGGCGATGGCCATCGGCTTCCTGCCGCGCTTCGTCGCCCGCTTCCTTGAGGAGCGGCCGCGGGTGGACGTGTCGCTGTGGGGCAGCAGTTCCCCCCAGGTGCTCGATTGGGTGGCCGCCGGCCAATGCGAGCTGGGATTCGGCCAGTCGGCGGTGGAGCACGCGACGGTGCTGTGCGAGCGGATGCCGCGGGTGCGGGCGGTCGCCGTGGTGCCGAGCAACCACCCGCTGGCCGCGCGCAAGCGGCTCATCCCGGAGGATTTCGCGGGCGAGGCCTTCATCGCGCTCGGCGCCGCCACGCTGATGCGCTATTCCGTCGACGCGATGTTCGCCGAGCACGGCGTCGCCCGGACCATGCGGGTGGAGACGCAACTCACCATGATCGCCTGCGCCATGGTCGCCGCCGGGGCGGGAATCTCCATCGTCGACCCCTTCACGGCGCAGGAGTATGCGGGGCGCGGCGTCGCCATCCGCCCCTTCGAACCGGCCATCACCTTCGAAATGGTGGTGCTGCATTCGGCGCAGCGGTCGCTGTCCACCCTCGCGCAGGATTTCCTGGGGGGGTTCCGCGACGCCGTCGCCACCTTCCGCCTGCCCGAGCAGGAGTGA
- a CDS encoding ABC transporter substrate-binding protein: MRALVYGLMATAALGCGVAQAQQKTLYVAAYGGSFEQTMRKDIIPAFESKTGVKVEYVAGNSTDNLAKLQAQKGNQQIDVVILDDGPMYQAVALGFCADIAKAPVYDDLYDLAKIPSGKAVSVGAVGTGIVYNKKVFDENGWAAPASWKDIEDAKYRKKLVIPPINNSYGLHALVMMARLDGGGEKNIDPGFKAFKDKVNPNVLAYEPSPGKMTELFQSGQATVAVWGSGRAKALADTGFPAAFVYPKEGGIVLASAACAITGSKQAAEAQQFIQHMLSPEVQTVMATGAGFGPVNKTVTLTADQQVGIPYGPEQMGKLLVVDWDTINANREVWNKRWTREIER, translated from the coding sequence ATGCGAGCGTTGGTGTACGGCCTGATGGCAACCGCCGCCCTGGGATGCGGTGTCGCGCAGGCGCAGCAGAAGACCCTGTATGTCGCCGCCTACGGCGGGTCCTTCGAGCAGACCATGCGCAAGGACATCATCCCGGCCTTCGAGAGCAAGACGGGCGTGAAGGTCGAGTATGTCGCCGGCAATTCCACCGACAACCTCGCCAAGCTCCAGGCCCAGAAGGGCAACCAGCAGATCGACGTGGTGATCCTGGACGACGGTCCGATGTACCAGGCGGTGGCGCTGGGCTTCTGCGCCGACATCGCCAAGGCGCCGGTCTACGACGACCTCTACGATCTGGCGAAGATTCCCTCGGGCAAGGCGGTCAGCGTCGGCGCGGTCGGCACCGGCATCGTCTACAACAAGAAGGTCTTCGACGAGAACGGCTGGGCCGCCCCCGCCTCCTGGAAGGACATCGAGGACGCCAAGTACCGCAAGAAGCTGGTCATCCCGCCGATCAACAACAGCTACGGCCTGCACGCGCTGGTGATGATGGCGCGGCTCGATGGCGGCGGCGAGAAGAACATCGACCCCGGCTTCAAGGCCTTCAAGGACAAGGTGAACCCGAACGTGCTCGCCTACGAGCCGTCGCCGGGCAAGATGACCGAGCTGTTCCAGAGCGGACAGGCCACCGTCGCCGTCTGGGGCTCGGGCCGCGCCAAGGCGCTGGCCGACACCGGCTTCCCCGCCGCCTTCGTCTACCCGAAGGAGGGCGGCATCGTGCTGGCCTCGGCGGCCTGCGCCATCACCGGCAGCAAGCAGGCGGCGGAAGCCCAGCAGTTCATCCAGCACATGCTGTCGCCCGAGGTGCAGACCGTGATGGCGACCGGCGCCGGCTTCGGCCCGGTGAACAAGACAGTCACCCTGACCGCCGACCAGCAGGTGGGCATCCCCTACGGCCCCGAGCAGATGGGCAAGCTGCTGGTGGTCGACTGGGACACCATCAACGCCAACCGCGAGGTCTGGAACAAGCGCTGGACCCGCGAGATCGAGCGCTGA
- a CDS encoding ABC transporter ATP-binding protein, with product MPYLVLDRLTKRFGPWVAVDNLSLTVEKGELVSLLGPSGCGKTTTLQMIAGFLDPSAGRVTLDGADLLAKKPNERGLGIVFQSYALFPHMTAAENVAFGLEMRGIPRADRDRMVRDALQLVGLGAFGDRYPRRMSGGQQQRVALARAMVIKPSLLLLDEPLSNLDAKMREEMQIELRRIQRSVGTTMILVTHDQAEAMALSDRVVIMNKGRVEQVAAPQDAYDNPASAFVANFLGRTNLLQGTVRRDGAGRRIDVAGTAWPVAAELPDGPGLLTVRPEKVRFVDGAGVPGLVRARVFQGTQWLFDIRTEAGDLTVIRQHDGQTLPAENEPVMVGWRAEDMRVMAGEV from the coding sequence ATGCCTTACCTTGTCCTCGATCGGCTGACCAAGCGGTTCGGCCCCTGGGTCGCCGTCGACAACCTGTCCCTGACGGTGGAGAAGGGGGAACTGGTCTCGCTGCTCGGCCCGTCGGGCTGCGGCAAGACCACGACGCTCCAGATGATCGCCGGCTTCCTCGACCCCAGCGCCGGGCGCGTCACGCTGGACGGCGCCGACCTTCTGGCGAAGAAGCCCAACGAGCGCGGGCTTGGCATCGTCTTCCAGAGCTACGCCCTGTTCCCCCACATGACGGCGGCGGAGAACGTCGCCTTCGGGCTGGAGATGCGCGGCATCCCGCGCGCCGACCGCGACCGCATGGTGCGCGACGCGCTCCAGCTCGTCGGGCTGGGGGCCTTCGGCGACCGCTACCCGCGGCGCATGTCCGGCGGCCAGCAGCAGCGCGTGGCGCTGGCCCGCGCCATGGTCATCAAGCCGAGCCTGCTGCTGCTCGACGAGCCGCTGTCCAACCTCGACGCCAAGATGCGCGAGGAGATGCAGATCGAGCTGCGGCGCATCCAGCGCAGCGTCGGCACCACCATGATCCTCGTCACCCACGACCAGGCGGAGGCGATGGCCCTGTCCGACCGGGTGGTCATCATGAACAAGGGCCGGGTCGAGCAAGTCGCGGCCCCGCAGGACGCCTACGACAACCCGGCCAGCGCCTTCGTCGCCAACTTCCTCGGCCGCACCAACCTGCTCCAGGGCACGGTGCGCCGCGACGGCGCCGGGCGGCGGATCGACGTGGCCGGCACCGCGTGGCCGGTCGCGGCGGAGCTGCCGGACGGCCCCGGCCTGCTGACGGTGCGGCCGGAGAAGGTCCGCTTCGTGGACGGCGCCGGCGTGCCGGGCCTCGTCCGGGCGCGGGTCTTCCAGGGCACCCAATGGCTGTTCGACATCCGCACAGAGGCCGGCGACCTAACGGTGATCCGCCAGCACGACGGCCAGACCCTGCCGGCGGAGAACGAGCCGGTCATGGTCGGCTGGCGGGCGGAGGACATGCGCGTGATGGCGGGTGAGGTATGA
- a CDS encoding ABC transporter permease, whose amino-acid sequence MESSDAAPESALPDRPERRPLAPYLLSLPALALFAVLLLVPLVMTGLLSLNSFGFYTGIQDVWQLGNYIDIVTDDYFHEIFLRTFRIAVVVTLLCAVLGAPEAYILRRMRSPWRGLCLLVVLGPLLISVVSRTLGWALLFGSTGIINTGLLAVGLIATPIEFMYTETGVIIALTHVLVPFMVLSVWASLQRLDPQVENAALSLGAKPFTVLRRVVLPQVVPGILSGSIIVFALAASAFATPAIIGGRRLKVAATLAYDEFLNTLNWPLGAAIAILLLLANIVIIVGCNRLVERRYKQVFE is encoded by the coding sequence ATGGAGTCTTCGGACGCGGCGCCGGAATCGGCTCTGCCGGACCGGCCGGAGCGCCGCCCGCTGGCGCCCTACCTGCTCAGCCTGCCGGCGCTGGCGCTGTTCGCCGTGCTGCTGCTGGTGCCGCTGGTCATGACCGGGCTCCTGTCGCTGAACAGCTTCGGTTTCTACACGGGCATCCAGGACGTCTGGCAGCTCGGCAACTACATCGACATCGTCACCGACGACTATTTCCACGAGATCTTCCTGCGCACCTTCCGCATCGCCGTGGTGGTGACCCTGCTCTGCGCCGTGCTCGGCGCGCCGGAGGCCTACATCCTGCGCCGCATGCGGTCGCCCTGGCGCGGCCTGTGCCTGCTGGTGGTCCTGGGGCCGCTGCTGATCTCGGTGGTGTCGCGCACGCTCGGCTGGGCGCTGCTGTTCGGCTCCACCGGCATCATCAACACGGGGCTGCTGGCGGTCGGGCTGATCGCGACGCCGATCGAGTTCATGTACACCGAGACCGGCGTCATCATCGCCCTGACCCATGTGCTGGTGCCCTTCATGGTGCTGTCGGTCTGGGCGTCGCTGCAGCGGCTGGACCCGCAGGTCGAGAACGCCGCGCTGTCGCTGGGGGCCAAGCCCTTCACCGTGCTGCGCCGGGTGGTGCTGCCGCAGGTCGTGCCGGGCATCCTGTCGGGCTCGATCATCGTCTTCGCGCTGGCCGCCAGCGCCTTCGCCACCCCGGCGATCATCGGCGGGCGGCGGCTGAAGGTGGCGGCGACGCTGGCCTACGACGAGTTCCTGAACACGCTGAACTGGCCGCTGGGCGCCGCCATCGCGATCCTTCTGCTGCTCGCCAACATCGTGATCATCGTCGGCTGCAACCGGCTGGTCGAACGTCGCTACAAGCAGGTGTTCGAATGA
- a CDS encoding ABC transporter permease, translating to MNRNGPVALVFHTLFLAFLLAPILVVCVVAFTSQGYLSLPTEGLSLRWFKAIGDNPEFARAFRDSLLLGAVSSTIAVAFSVPAALAIARHQFRGREAITALFLSPLMVPHIVLGIAFLRFFTQIGLGGTFAGLVLSHVVIILPFALRLILAASTGMDRSIENAAASLGATSWTTFRRVTLPLILPGVASGWVLAFINSFDEVTMTVFIASPETTTLPVRLFLYIQDNIDPLVAAVSASLIFMTVAAMLVLDRLYGLERLLVGRGQE from the coding sequence ATGAACCGCAACGGCCCCGTCGCCCTGGTCTTCCACACGCTGTTCCTGGCCTTCCTGCTGGCGCCGATCCTGGTCGTCTGCGTGGTCGCCTTCACCTCGCAGGGCTATCTGTCGCTGCCGACCGAGGGGCTGTCGCTGCGCTGGTTCAAGGCCATCGGCGACAACCCGGAATTCGCGCGGGCCTTCCGCGACAGCCTGCTGCTGGGGGCGGTCAGCTCCACCATCGCGGTGGCCTTCTCGGTCCCGGCGGCGCTGGCCATCGCCCGCCACCAGTTCCGCGGGCGCGAGGCGATCACCGCGCTGTTCCTGTCGCCGCTGATGGTGCCGCACATCGTGCTGGGCATCGCCTTCCTGCGCTTCTTCACGCAGATCGGGCTGGGCGGGACCTTCGCCGGGCTGGTGCTGAGCCATGTGGTCATCATCCTGCCCTTCGCGCTGCGGCTGATCCTGGCGGCCTCCACCGGCATGGACCGCTCCATCGAGAACGCCGCGGCCTCGCTCGGCGCCACCTCCTGGACGACCTTCCGGCGGGTGACGCTGCCGCTGATCCTGCCGGGCGTGGCGAGCGGCTGGGTGCTGGCCTTCATCAACAGCTTCGACGAGGTGACGATGACCGTCTTCATCGCCTCGCCCGAGACGACGACGCTGCCGGTGCGTCTCTTCCTCTACATCCAGGACAACATCGACCCGCTGGTCGCCGCGGTGTCCGCCTCGCTGATCTTCATGACGGTGGCGGCGATGCTGGTGCTCGACCGGCTCTACGGGCTTGAGCGGCTGCTGGTCGGCCGCGGACAGGAGTGA
- a CDS encoding NAD(P)/FAD-dependent oxidoreductase yields MTELTRSDCDVAVIGGGLVGSAIAWGLAQQGQTVAVLDEGDVAVRPSRGNFALVWVQGKGLGLPEYAGWTKMSSDTWTGFAERLQEQTGIDVCYRRPGGFLPLLSEEEMERRAGQLRRLHNQPNVVRYDYEMMDRAAVAKEMPFIGKDVVGASYCPLDGHCNSLKLLRALHTGMSLSGVSYLPHHRVERIEPRDGGFRMVTASGDELRSGKVVIAAGHDARRLAPMVGLDAPVRPERGHVIVTEKTAPFLNFPVGFIRQTDEGGVMIGDSFEDAGLDTTVRNGVTSTIADRALRIFPLLGKLNVVRTWAALRVLTPDGFPIYEQSTTMPGAFVATCHSGVTLAANHALALAPHIAAGTLPDEFSAFSARRFHVPAVA; encoded by the coding sequence ATGACCGAGTTAACGAGGTCCGACTGCGACGTCGCCGTGATCGGCGGTGGGCTGGTCGGGTCGGCCATCGCCTGGGGCCTCGCCCAGCAGGGGCAGACGGTCGCCGTCCTCGACGAGGGGGACGTCGCCGTCCGCCCGTCGCGCGGCAACTTCGCCCTGGTCTGGGTGCAGGGCAAGGGGCTGGGCCTGCCGGAATATGCCGGCTGGACCAAGATGTCCTCCGACACATGGACCGGCTTCGCCGAGCGGCTTCAGGAGCAGACCGGGATCGACGTATGCTACCGCCGGCCGGGCGGCTTCCTGCCCCTGCTGTCGGAGGAGGAGATGGAGCGGCGCGCCGGCCAGCTCCGCCGCCTGCACAACCAGCCGAACGTCGTCCGCTACGACTACGAGATGATGGACCGCGCCGCCGTGGCGAAGGAGATGCCCTTCATCGGCAAGGACGTGGTCGGGGCGAGCTACTGCCCGCTCGACGGCCATTGCAACTCGCTGAAGCTGCTGCGCGCGCTGCACACGGGGATGAGCCTCTCCGGGGTCTCCTATCTGCCGCACCACCGGGTGGAGCGGATCGAGCCGCGCGACGGCGGATTCCGCATGGTCACCGCCTCGGGGGACGAGCTGCGGTCGGGCAAGGTGGTCATCGCCGCCGGCCACGACGCCCGCCGTCTCGCCCCCATGGTCGGGCTCGACGCCCCGGTGCGGCCGGAGCGCGGCCACGTCATCGTGACGGAGAAGACCGCCCCCTTCCTGAACTTCCCGGTCGGCTTCATCCGCCAGACCGACGAGGGCGGGGTCATGATCGGCGACAGCTTCGAGGATGCCGGGCTCGACACCACGGTGCGCAACGGCGTCACCTCGACCATCGCCGACCGCGCGCTGCGCATCTTCCCGCTGCTCGGCAAGCTGAACGTGGTGCGGACCTGGGCGGCGCTGCGCGTGCTGACCCCGGACGGCTTCCCGATCTACGAGCAGTCCACCACCATGCCCGGCGCCTTCGTCGCCACCTGCCACAGTGGCGTGACGCTCGCCGCCAACCACGCGCTGGCGCTGGCGCCGCACATCGCCGCCGGCACCCTGCCCGACGAATTCTCGGCCTTCAGCGCCCGGAGGTTCCATGTTCCAGCGGTTGCCTGA
- a CDS encoding (2Fe-2S)-binding protein, with amino-acid sequence MFQRLPDAGGERVSFTIDGRPAEALSGDSVAAALIANGVGACRTTPVSGAPRGPYCMMGVCFDCLVTIDGTGNQQGCQIRVRPGMRVETQNGKREIDR; translated from the coding sequence ATGTTCCAGCGGTTGCCTGACGCGGGCGGAGAGCGCGTCTCCTTCACCATCGACGGCCGCCCGGCCGAGGCGCTGTCCGGCGACAGCGTCGCCGCCGCCCTGATCGCCAACGGGGTCGGCGCCTGCCGCACCACCCCGGTGTCCGGCGCGCCGCGCGGCCCCTACTGCATGATGGGCGTGTGCTTCGACTGTCTGGTGACCATCGACGGCACCGGCAACCAGCAGGGCTGCCAGATCCGCGTGCGCCCCGGCATGCGGGTGGAGACCCAGAACGGCAAGCGGGAGATCGACCGGTGA